A genomic stretch from Microtus pennsylvanicus isolate mMicPen1 chromosome 11, mMicPen1.hap1, whole genome shotgun sequence includes:
- the LOC142831379 gene encoding interleukin-9 receptor-like → MVCLAQGIPPTGVPSTEDISHRGHPAQGTSPTGDASHRRRLPQGTPPTGPTVQSFAGWPLQRMAVKQVLVPWFLIYTCVCFCICWGVPVPEQGAGESLAGTFTCFSNSLFRIDCHWSAPEVGLESRAWLLFTNNQVTDISHRCPFQGSVCTLTLPLEEVLVPTDVFNITLHRRVMGQEEQVSLVDSQFQPWRHIKLDPPSDLQSNISSGRCVLTWSIHFALEPWSSDLNYELAFKKQEEPWEQARHKDRIVGVTWLSLEAVELNPGSIYEARLRVQMTLLEEDDMAEERYYKSHWSEWSQPVSFPSPQRWRQDLLLPSWRWSDSVLVAVSIFLLLTGLIRLLFKLSPRVKRIIYQNVPSPAPFFLPLYSVYNGDFQTWTGAHRTGLQPRRNDAGTPSGGSESSIWEAITSLTYSPACPVQFSSLPWEGAGLGFSGPPGLAHVLPAVCLELEGQPSAYLPQEGWASPVVSVRPPPLDSDGGGSDYCILNSCEELRPSAFPEHTQSPEFTQPQPVALPVSSRT, encoded by the exons ATGGTGTGCCTAGCACAGGGGATACCTCCCACAGGGGTGCCCAGCACAGAGGACATTTCACACAGGGGACACCCAGCACAGGGGACATCTCCCACAGGGGACGCCTCCCACAGGAGACGCCTCCCACAGGGGACGCCTCCCACAGGCCCTACAGTTCAGTCTTTTGCAGGTTGGCCCCTGCAGAGGATGGCAGTAAAGCAGGTCCTGGTCCCCTGGTTCCTGATCTACACCTGTGTCTGCTTTTGCATCTGCTGGGGAGTCCCTGTCCCAGAGCAGGGAGCAGGTGAGAGTTTG GCTGGGACGTTCACCTGCTTCAGCAACAGCCTCTTCAGGATTGACTGTCACTGGTCGGCTCCAGAAGTGGGCCTGGAATCCAGGGCCTGGCTCCTCTTTACCAA TAACCAGGTGACAGATATCAGTCACAGGTGCCCGTTCCAGGGCAGTGTGTGCACCCTCACGCTGCCCCTTGAGGAGGTGTTGGTGCCCACTGATGTCTTCAACATCACTTTGCACCGCCGTGTCATGGGGCAGGAGGAGCAGGTCAGCTTGGTGGACTCACAGTTCCAGCCGTGGAGGCACA TTAAGCTGGATCCTCCCTCGGATCTGCAGAGCAACATCAGCTCTGGGCGCTGTGTCCTGACCTGGAGCATCCATTTTGCTCTGGAGCCCTGGAGCTCAGACCTCAACTATGAGCTGGCCTTCAAGAAGCAGGAAGAGCCCTGGGAG CAGGCCCGGCACAAGGACCGTATTGTTGGAGTGACCTGGCTCAGCCTTGAAGCCGTCGAGCTGAACCCTGGCTCCATTTACGAGGCCAGACTGCGTGTCCagatgactttgttggaggaggatGACATGGCAGAGGAGAGATATTATAAGAGCCATTGGAGTGAGTGGAGTCAGCCTgtgtcctttccttctccccagagatggagacagg ACCTCCTGCTCCCATCCTGGCGGTGGTCAGATAGTGTCCTTGTTGCTGTGTCCATCTTTCTTCTGCTGACCGGCCTTATTCGCCTTCTGTTCAAGCTGTCACCCAG GGTGAAGAGGATCATCTACCAAAACGTTCCCTCTCCAgcacctttcttccttcctctctacaGTGTGTACAATGGGGACTTCCAG ACCTGGACAGGGGCCCACAGAACCGGACTGCAACCAAGACGGAATGATGCCGGCACTCCATCAGGAGGCTCAGagtccagcatctgggaggccaTTACATCCCTCACCTACAGCCCAGCGTGCCCTGTGCAGTTTTCCAGCCTGCCGTGGGAAGGCGCAGGGCTTGGCTTCTCAGGGCCACCAGGCTTGGCGCATGTGCTGCCCGCAGTGTGTCTGGAGCTGGAAGGACAGCCGTCTGCCTACCTACCCCAGGAGGGCTGGGCTTCTCCGGTGGTCTCTGTCCGGCCCCCTCCTCTGGACTCAGACGGGGGCGGCAGTGACTATTGCATCTTGAACTCCTGTGAGGAGCTCCGCCCCTCAGCCTTCCCAGAACACACCCAGAGCCCTGAGTTCACACAACCCCAGCCTGTGGCCCTTCCTGTGTCCAGCAGGACCTGA